The following coding sequences lie in one Maniola jurtina chromosome 11, ilManJurt1.1, whole genome shotgun sequence genomic window:
- the LOC123869745 gene encoding cytochrome P450 6B5-like gives MTSYYILLLIIILILIILKYLSKNHDYWKKRNVPYLKPTLLFGNYKDSILLKTHQMQVAHEICTQFTNEPYIGTFYGTAPALVLLDPNLIKLVLVTDFYYFCAREVNDYTHKEAITKNVFFTGGDAWKIQRQNLTPLYSASKVKGMFHLIQSCAKQLEKLIEEETKYSPSIDAKTLLGKFAIDTVTSCTFGINANALKKEASGPNPFVMLREKIFDSSKFSGIKIYCRQIWPALFYGLGFKLFDEAIHNFFRKILREVFESRANMKSSRNDFVDQILTWKKGNVITVESMSNLKTGDKKIVTLKVDDDLLTGQCVALFGAGYETTSSVMSFVLFEIAKKPEVQVKVIEEVDSYFKKHNGEIEYECVNELPYLEACIEETLRLYPPLGVIAREAMEDYTFPTGLRLRKGDRIHMPLYHIHRNPKCFPEPEEFRPERFYGDARKDINPYSYFPFGEGPRICLGMRFTKMPLHAGLLAVFRNYHLELAEDMPKTVPLQPYSIVITAAIPIKLNFISRRA, from the exons ATgacttcatattatattttgttgcttataataatactaatattaattattctaaaATATCTATCTAAAAATCATGATTACTGGAAGAAAAGGAACGTACCATACCTGAAGCCGACACTACTGTTTGGTAACTACAAAGActccattttattaaaaacacatCAAATGCAGGTCGCGCACGAAATCTGCACCCAATTTACAAATGAGCCCTACATAGGCACCTTCTACGGCACGGCTCCAGCGCTCGTCCTACTGGACCCGAATCTAATTAAACTAGTGTTAGTGACAGACTTTTACTACTTTTGTGCCAGAGAAGTAAATGACTATACTCATAAGGAGGCGATCACTAAAAACGTATTTTTCACCGGCGGCGATGCTTGGAAGATCCAGCGGCAGAATCTCACTCCGTTATACTCTGCGAGCAAAGTGAAAGGTATGTTCCATTTGATACAAAGCTGCGCCAAACAGTTAGAGAAACTTATCGAAGAAGAAACGAAATATTCGCCAAGCATTGATGCGAAAACTTTACTAGGAAAATTCGCCATAGACACCGTAACCAGCTGCACATTTGGAATTAATGCTAATGCCTTGAAAAAAGAAGCTTCTGGCCCGAATCCCTTTGTAATGCTTCGAGAGAAGATATTCGACTCGTCAAAATTCTCAGGCATAAAAATCTACTGCAGACAAATATGGCCAGCGTTATTCTATGGTTTAGGATTCAAACTATTCGACGAGGCCATACATAATTTTTTCCGAAAAATCTTACGTGAAGTTTTTGAATCGCGCGCCAATATGAAGTCTTCCAGAAACGATTTCGTCGACCAAATATTGACCTGGAAAAAGGGCAATGTAATAACTGTGGAAAGTATGAGTAATTTAAAGACAGGCGATAAAAAGATAGTAACTCTCAAAGTGGATGATGATTTGCTGACTGGTCAATGTGTGGCATTGTTTGGAGCTGGATATGAAACGACATCTTCTGTTATGAGTTTTGTTTTGTTCGAGATTGCAAAAAAACCAGAGGTTCAGGTTAAAGTGATTGAAGAAGTTGATTCATATTTTAAGAAGCATAACGGTGAAATTGAATATGAGTGTGTCAATGAGCTGCCATATCTTGAAGCGTGCATTGAGGAGACTCTTCGGTTATATCCACCGTTGGGAGTGATTGCCCGGGAAGCGATGGAGGACTATACTTTTCCGACTGGTCTTCGTCTACGCAAAGGGGATCGTATTCACATGCCTCTGTACCATATACATCGTAATCCGAAATGTTTTCCGGAACCAGAAGAATTCCGCCCCGAGCGGTTTTATGGGGACGCAAGAAAAGATATTAATCCTTACAGCTACTTTCCTTTCGGCGAGGGTCCCAGAATTTGTTTAG GGATGCGGTTTACCAAGATGCCACTGCACGCGGGCCTTCTTGCGGTGTTCAGAAACTATCATCTGGAGTTGGCCGAAGACATGCCGAAGACGGTTCCCTTGCAGCCGTACTCCATCGTCATCACCGCCGCCATCCCCATCAAACTTAACTTTATTTCACGTAGAGCTTGA